A region of Oceanicoccus sp. KOV_DT_Chl DNA encodes the following proteins:
- a CDS encoding adenylosuccinate synthase, producing the protein MSKNVVILGTQWGDEGKGKIVDLLTDQADIVARFQGGHNAGHTLVIDGEKTVLHLIPSGILRADVSCVIGNGVVLSPEALLKEIAELEEKNVPVRERLLLSPACPLILPYHIALDQAREQAKGEAKIGTTGRGIGPAYEDKVARRGVRLGDLLHPERFASKLKEVMELHNFQLTQYYKVDAIDYQTVLDEALTMAEQIKPMIADVTGMLHDYREAGKNILFEGAQGSLLDIDHGTYPFVTSSNTTAGGTATGSGFGPLYLDYVLGITKAYTTRVGSGPFPTELFDDVGKHLASKGHEFGATTGRPRRCGWFDAVALRQAVRINSISGICLTKLDVLDGLNTIKVCVAYHDKEGNVAPTPVDADDYERLVPVYEEVSGWSESTIGAKTLEQLPVAARAYIQRLEELVGAPIDIVSTGPDRVETIVLRHPFD; encoded by the coding sequence ATGAGTAAAAATGTAGTGATTTTAGGCACCCAGTGGGGTGATGAAGGCAAAGGCAAGATTGTTGATTTGCTAACTGATCAGGCGGATATTGTCGCTCGTTTTCAAGGTGGACATAACGCTGGCCACACCCTTGTAATCGACGGAGAAAAAACCGTATTGCATTTAATTCCCTCTGGAATTTTGCGTGCTGATGTGAGTTGTGTCATTGGCAACGGTGTGGTGTTGTCACCCGAAGCATTGTTAAAAGAAATTGCCGAGCTGGAAGAAAAAAATGTCCCTGTACGCGAACGCTTATTGTTAAGCCCTGCATGTCCGCTAATTTTGCCTTACCATATTGCCTTGGATCAGGCGCGTGAGCAGGCCAAAGGTGAAGCAAAAATTGGCACTACTGGTCGTGGCATTGGCCCGGCCTATGAAGATAAAGTAGCTCGACGTGGCGTGCGCTTGGGTGATTTATTACATCCCGAACGTTTCGCGAGCAAGTTAAAAGAAGTGATGGAGTTACATAACTTCCAGCTGACCCAATATTACAAAGTCGATGCAATAGACTACCAAACCGTTTTAGATGAAGCGCTAACCATGGCGGAGCAAATAAAACCGATGATCGCGGATGTGACCGGGATGCTGCACGATTATCGTGAAGCGGGTAAAAATATATTATTTGAGGGGGCCCAAGGTTCTCTGCTGGATATCGATCACGGTACTTACCCTTTTGTAACGTCTTCAAATACTACAGCTGGCGGTACTGCAACCGGTAGCGGTTTTGGTCCGCTGTATTTGGATTATGTATTAGGCATTACCAAAGCGTATACCACCCGAGTCGGATCAGGTCCTTTCCCCACCGAATTGTTTGATGATGTCGGTAAGCACTTGGCGTCCAAAGGACATGAGTTCGGTGCAACGACCGGCCGTCCGCGTCGCTGTGGTTGGTTTGATGCTGTGGCGCTGCGTCAGGCCGTGCGGATCAATAGTATTTCCGGAATCTGCCTGACTAAGCTGGATGTGTTAGATGGGCTGAATACGATTAAAGTCTGTGTGGCCTATCATGATAAAGAGGGTAATGTTGCGCCAACGCCGGTAGATGCCGATGACTATGAGCGTCTGGTGCCAGTTTACGAAGAGGTTTCAGGTTGGTCTGAGTCCACTATCGGTGCCAAAACTCTGGAGCAATTACCTGTTGCAGCACGTGCCTACATACAGCGTTTGGAAGAATTGGTTGGAGCGCCAATTGATATTGTTTCGACTGGCCCTGATCGCGTAGAAACTATTGTGTTGCGTCACCCTTTCGATTGA